The genomic window ACAAAACAATTTCTgtgaaataaacaatttataatggTAAGACGTCACATGTTAGGCAATATTCAGtaatttaagtataattaaatCAGTCATCAGCATAATGgaaatacaaagaaaaattaaatatggccgtatgctgtaaataaataaaaccgtttataaaTTCTTGCAAAAcatgtttctttaataatatattgtcttGAAAGGCATTTCAAAATACTCAATTAATctttggtttatttattaacatgttAAATATTGTCAAAAGTCTATAGTATACGTACGTGGCATGCTCGCATGTAGATCTTGTTGAGAATAGTTGTTAGGAGACTGATGTTGTGTTGGATGTACCATACCAACCTGTTGgcattcaaatttaatatttaatgtgattCTGATAAGCCAATTTATATGGATTACAGGTTAGTGGCATTTCAGTAATTAACCCTATTTGCAGAGATAATAACATtctaaaatttcataattcaTATTTCACTAATATAGTTTGTAACATACACACATTACAGTACATTGTAATATGTTTCTCTATGCCTCTGTTAATAGATAAGTTTACCTGTGGTTGTGCTACAGGCAGGGTGGAGTAGCCAGGAGGGCGTCGAGGGTAGTTAGGGGCATAATGTGAAGGCACTTGTGGGGGAGCCACAGCAGGTGGTGTACGGTACTCACGTGATGACTTGCCTGAAAAATGATACATTCAACTTAGTTCTAcaatatcaaaacaaattaattctatgtgtttttttaaattaacatgaTTAATCACTTTACCAAGTGTACCACGTCCTAAAGTGCCAGTATTGGATGCTGAGGCAGAACGCACAGCAGCTGGTGGTGTGGGAGGTTTTGTGGTTGGGGCGGGAAGAGGTGCAGCCCCAGGCACTGAGCTTGAGCGACGTCCTCGAGGGGTTCCACTGACATTACTGTTCCAACGTGCACCGTGACCAATGTCATCAAGAGCTGTAATTATACAATGACATTAGAAGTAatacaaattgaaatattgttagttagctatttattaaaataatttataactggAGCCCTTATATTTAAGATAgccttaaaaattattatagacTTACACTCAGAATAAAGATTTGACTAGGTCTTACCTGTATAATCAATACTCTTCCTTACATACTTTATAGGCTTTTCAGGATTAGCTGGtgctattattttatattgcctGTTAGTTACTTTATTAGCAGTAAGAACACCAATTTCTCTGCGAGCAACCTTTTCTTTGTGTATAGCTACAGTCTGAGCAATGTGGTTCATTTGTCCCTCCATTTCTGCCAACTGCATGGTTTGTAGCTCCAACAATTGCAAAAAGTTATATGCAAGAGTGTTGATTTGGTATGCAACACTTGCCAAAGACTGGGTAGTATAATTCTTAGTACTTTCGAGTGCTAATCGTTTGTTTTCAGACTGGAAATAATTTGCTTCGCAGTATTCTGCCACTCTTTCGAGATTCGTATGACTATCTGTTAGGTGATTTCGCCCTTCAGGAATCTCTGTTTGTAGTAATGCAGCAAGCTCAGCCATATTGAAACTGCAGACAAAATCatataagttattaataataggtCAAAAGTAATTTCACAGGTATATTATTACAAtcctaattatataaaagtaagtTTAGTTTACGCAGTGTAAAATTGGTTTGCATACACGCCCAACAACAAAAATGTACCTGTTTAATATTTGTCGTATCAAGTATAAATTGTGATCAATATAAGATTTAAGATCGGCCTACCAAACTAATTAGGATTCGGTCTATTCTTAAACTAAAACAGAGCACACgaaattatacttttaagatattattgtgattattttcacttttcagcaatataatagaatatagatgtcaaaattgtataattttttttttttttttttgagtttataaCCTGGTAATTAGACCTTTAGGCCATTGTATAATCTGTTATCTATGACTAGTGCTACCAGGTGCGTTTTGAGTTTTCCATTTACAGATCATAATGCGACTTagtgccgcacaatgccgcataatgctgaagcttaattggaacgcgaattagttttcaaatgcatcagcagagtgcgctaagtcagtgttgaaaaaaaatgttctgaatagtgttagcaacctcattaatgtataaataatgtggttaacaataataattggttgaaaactttttacgcttattttaataatcattacGTACAAtaagtttacatcatttacgttttgtgtaactttttataagatttctaaaaaaattatatactttttcaaaaccattgcaatgtttacaagagtatgatcctgtaaaataaatttgtttacagatccgaattttaaaataaaattgtattcatattttaaatgtggaatataaaaaaagtaactatttataccttcatctatacttatatttattttttttagcagtttgaaataactttaattattttcaaaatctacgacgaaacaaatttttcaacaataaataatatttactaatgaaaatttcgataaatgccaacttaaagaaaaacactgttcaattttctgtcactgtgttggtatttattgcgagaagcacgcgagagcattagttttgagagtgctcaattgtgcgaagcgttgctgtagttggaacatgcaacgttgagcattatgccgcataatgcgctctagtgctgtaattggaaaacgcaccaGGCTCTTGATTACAAAAGTGCTCTTAAgcgctattttatttattagtttgcTAATctatagtaaattaaaaacgatggggtttttttttaaataatattgctaTTAACTACGAACAACAAGAATTTGAGTAcaagaaactaaaaaaatatttataaaagtaaggATATGTTTAATTGGTTTGAAAAGCCGTAGTAAACGAAATTATACGACTAATACTACAATGTAAGGCGATAAAGTTGGCGATAAGACAACCTTTGACCACATATTTTATACTCTTTTAATTAGTTTGAATATAGATTATCTGTAGATTATGCCAGTATTGCCATTATGTTTTTGCAATTTTCTATCAATACAAATgaggtttttttaaaaacgtttttGTAAAAACGTCGCTTTAAAATAGAGAGAAGTTACTGAGAATTAAGTATTATCGCCGTACCTTAGATACAGCCAATGGAgtttttaaaatgtctatttagatattttatatatttcattttaacattttgtagGTTGTGTTCAAGGTACATATTCAAGAGAGATCAACGAAATTTGCATCTGATGAAAACTACATcttgcttttaaattttattagtacCAACTCTAATAATtgaattagaatttaaaataatatgttcatTTTGATAAGCATAAAGagtaaactatatatttactataaattGTTATCAATTCGTTTTAAGCTAGTAGAATTATTACacatcttataaataaaatactattacaCTTATTACGtgaatttattagaaattttatCATTGAAGAGGGATTTTTACTCCCTAACGTTGGGAGCCTCATTAGATGAGGCTGGACACGGTGGATTGTTCTCTTGGTGCTGTTGTTGGCGTATCTTTTTGAACATTTGACGATTGCGATAAAGTTTTGCTTCGTCGGTGCACTTCGTTGTGATGCAACccctaaaatataaaataaaaaaattaattttgattaagaagacataacttttaaagtttttatgaaCATGACGGTGAAAGGTGACGAGCCTTTTTTCGATGGCCGATTTTATCACTATACTATAATGCCTTTAAATGTATTCAGGTTAAGAAGAAACGTAACAATAAAACgtcgtaaatattaaaaaatgcaaaATCATTTGACAATTGCcagcaaaaaaaattcaacttaaaattaaaatatcaaaaatatcgatataatcgaataaaataataatataacaaatacctAATAACGCCCTTTGGAACACCGCATCTTTCAGAAACCGTGTTGACGATGTCATCTACCACAGCTGGGTCTAAACATTTCTTCGCTGGTTTATCGGCAAATGCAGGTGACTGTTTGCCAGTCAACGAGTGGGTTGCTAGTACTCTGTAATGAACATCAATGGATTAAAACTGTCCACAACATCTTCAGTCAAAAAAGTACGAaaacatctttaaaaaaaaagttccagcctttcaaaaaacaaaaaccatttaattttttaattgattttaaaataagaaagcAACTAACAAATtggatattataaattatttagactGTGAATAAAGTCAAATTTATCGGGCCAtgaaaaaaaagtcaaatttGCCCTCATGCGACGTAGCCGCAGGTAACAGCTACTTAAGACTATAAAAAGGAggtgaattattaaatatacgtataataGATATGTAAATCTTCAAAATTAGCAAAGTTTTCACCTTCTTGGAAATACAGCTTGCAATAATTGCCGCGTTGCGGATGAGTACGAAGTCCAATCTATTTCATCCAAAATTCGGGCTGGTACCATTACATTGCCACTTCCGATACCCACCTGCAAATTTCCTAACATTAGAACATTATAAGTAGCCATGATCATACGCGCTTTCATGACCTGATAGAGTGTGGCTGTCGACCTCATACCAACCTTCTAACGTTGGGTGAGATAAGCAGCATCAGCAGAATCCAACTAATTATAATTCTATATATAGCAACACAAACCAAATATTACATTGAATGTTAATATCCAAATCCTAGCTgtgattttttatctttaacataaatttttctaagtagtacaaaatattagatttttttgtacCTACTTACCATTTTATCAACACTATGCGATGCCGCAACCTCCACGGTTGTATTCGTTGTCTGCGCAGAAGCCCTTCTAACCATAAGACCCTTGATATTGATGTCTTGATTTCCACTTGACGAACTATGGGTTTCATTTACTTCTCTTATCTCACCATTTTCAACTTCACAGTAATCCTCAGAAAGGACTGATTGTGCTTGAATGTTTTCTAGATTGGACGTCAAATTCAGGAATTGTCTATGTAGAGTGTGTACTAAAGCTTCTAGTTCGGTGATTTTTTCCGGTGTTGGTAAAACTGCTTCGGTTTGGGTTGCCTGGTCAAAGGTTAGTTTAGGTTCGGCGATCTTTTGAGGTATAGGTGTACTGCTTGCCATCGATCGACGGTTTAATGTCCTTTCGTAAAGTTTACGAATCAATTGGTTGTTCATAAATTCCGGATGATTAGCCTGATTAATCTTTATGGATGATTGGCTGAAGTTTAATTCTGGATtcacctttaaaaaaatataatccattttaattaaaaaaaagtgcgtgcgtacaaagttccTACACAttttagaagtgaaacttaattggcaaacaattttttaactcttgttcatatctatatatataaaaatgaaacccgttttccgttgtcacgacataacatgacccgacaccggtgtcccgaatagcataAGTAGCATAGaataagtacatattaaaaaaaataaagaatcgactgttaggcggtacgatgttcgccaggccagctagtattttatacaaatctaaaactttagatttccgagacttagagggaaaaaggaagatatgttaggaatttaatgaatttaattgtcattaaaatataaaaagtgtcgaaaattaatagcTCCTACGAACCTCTGGATCTGTTTCACTATCACTGCTGTCAATTTCATTTCTTTCTTGTAATACGTGGCCACTTTGATTGAGTTGAGGTGGAAACTGAAATAATAGCTTCTTTCTTATAGTCGTCAAAATATCGGTTCTAATTataacctaaacataacaattaattatttacaatttgctTTCAAGGAATCAACGACATTCCATACGGCtgcttgccatcgtctctaACGATGTCTTTTGGCTCCAAATTAGCTAGAAAATTGACGGAGACATGGGAGCGGCGTATGATGTCGGATAGCGCGGCGTGGCGAGAAAACGATCTCCAATCTTTTGGCAATGGAGGCCATGGTGTCCAAGGTATTTCAAAGACACAGGGATAATTATGGGGACTACATATGGATACTCCTAAGCGGAGGCTGAAGGCAATGCGAACTGATTCATGTCCAAAAGGGTGCCAATGTTTGGCGAAGGataactattaatttaatgaccGGCTTCCTTAGACCCCACTGCCACCAACCTTGCCCGGTCTGTAATTGATATCGGttcttagtttattttaagaattattttgaCAGTAGCCAATTTTATGAGCCGGTTTGCCAGAAGAGAACAATGTCGAGGTAGGTACCTATTTGAATTGACGTTTGGAGTGTTCCGACAATTCAATTCGTTTGCCAACTTATATGAATTTAAGGTAGGTTAGTGTATACTCCTACTAAATCTAAAAATGAATTGGCGGATCCAATCTATAAAGCACTTAACTAGCGTTTAGCAAACGTAGCTTTTGAGTGTTGTtacatttaattcaataagtTTGGCAAACGGGAGCCATACTTTGAAGTAAACTCTTAAACGAGTCAAGACTCTGAATCTTGCTTCTTGCTACTCATCTTCATGGGTCACGTGATTTGGGATTCCTACGTATTTAATCTTCATTACAGGTTAaagattacataatatttaatcaacaACATACCATTGTCCTAGTCTTCATTTCTTTGATGGTATTCATACATAGTGATAGCACACTTTTCACTTGATTATCTTGCCGTTCTAACATTACTTTCATTTCCTTTAAATGACGCTTTGTATctgaaaattatatacaaaatcataTCAGACATGGAGTAAGTACCTAcactatataatttttttttaaaattaaggtAGCGTATAAGTAGTTGTGgtgttaaattaattcctatttaatctaaaaaaacACTTCTTTCAATAGCTCGAAACAAAATAAGGTTTTTTAGCCATAGGCAGGTTTTACTATCTAAGTTATTGAACAGAACAACAGAAAAGAACAAATTGCAAAAGTAACTTTAAAGTATGTAATAATCACTAAGAACaaaattttttcaataaaacggTATTCTTAGTTagtagtaaattttattatcacaCTATGATGATGTAAATTTTTCGGCTAAGTATTGCAAATTAagataagtaataaataattattacatgaGTAACGAAATGTATTCAATATAGgtataatgttaaattaaaatgatttggtcattacaattaaaatccgAGACCGAGATGCACGAAAAAGTAAACGTTTAGTTAATAAGTGATTGATCAACATGAAAATACGCCTGATTAAAAcatgattaatattattttataattttttattacaatttgtatAACTGTCCTATTTGCGTGATTCGAGCATTAtacctgattaaaaataatatgacggttttacataacaataaaaccgaTATTATGTGccgagaaggaaaacatacagCTTTGTATAATGAAGAAGCAATGTATACTTAGCCATGAAGTGCGATACATACCGAGTGAAATAGTTCCACTTAGATAGgatagatggcgctgtaatCGCCTCAACTTCATACTTATCTTAACCAGCTAGGACGTTGTCATTTCCACAGTCATAGAGTCTTCACCAGGAAGAGCTTCCTACAATGctgtatgttttccttctcggCACATAATAtcggttttattgttatgtaaaacCGTCATATTGATGTGCCTCCGGAAAACAtacagcattgtataatgaagacGTGTTTGTTATCTGCTGGTGGATGTATATAGTacaatataaaacacaacGCTATGATGATTATGAAGAATTAAGGTCCGGGCTTTAGCTAAAGccgttattgtttatataactattttatttacttgccATTATTCTTAATCAAAGCATAAGTATTTagcaattattattcttagttacggtataaatataactacagTTACCTACTAGTAACTATATACTCATCTGATTTAGATgtacaattaacataataatataaacttccTATCATAACAACAAGGTATTTCTATAATTACGATGgtgtaaatgtattaaagaaagagTGATGAGTTTTCTCTACGAGAGTCTATCTCGCGGCAGTAATGATTAAAGAATCTATGTATTTGAAGATTTCCAATTACCccgtgtaataaaaaatttcatctatTGGTTGATTTTCGACCTAAATATTTTGCTGTTGatggataaaaaaatattgtttagattttttacttgAGATCTTGTTGTACCTGTTACTCaaagcaatatattttttttttttaaagacagttCACACCAATTGATCTAGTCCCATGTTAAGCtagtgaagcttgtgttatgggtactaggcaacggatatacatacatattatagaaagatagacatataattacatatttaaacacctaaGACCCACACataacaccaaatgctcatcacatcaatGTTCGTcccagccgggaatcgaacctgggacccatggattcgcagtcaggggtactaaccactagaccaatgagtcgtcaggACTAACTGAAGTCTCACTAAAGTGATAGGGCATATGTTTTATCGTGGTGTTTAGAAAGTTTCCATGTTGACTGGCGTCTTGAGTGTCTGTCTTAGATTCGAATACCGgtgataaataaatgttaccaCCATCATCCGCGAATTGCTCGTCagtaatttctaataaagtAAACCCTGCGGCCCAATGCTAAATGCAATACTGTGGCTGTTCTGCGAGCCGTATCGAATAAAGTGTCCCTAGGAGGGTTGGAAGAAAGCCAGTCTAGTACTATTCGCGGGTCCCACGTGACGGATGATTTCACGACTTTTGGTTTAGCTACTCCTAATACTCTGAGgatgtgtttaataataaaatttgaaagtgTTTGTTGTTCTACATGGGGACcgcaaaaagttaaaattgccGATTTGCGAACAAGGATGGTTGATAGGATAAATTcctgttttggctttctgtactgtctaagtgtttgttttgtaatattatgtatgttagctgtaagattacttataattaaataaataaataaataaattttcttttagaaaaagtgatgttaaattttttgcaaTATCGGCTGTTTGAGGGGATTTTGGGTTCACTTGAGAGTTGTCACACCATGACAGCCCTCTTTTGATAGCGGGTAAATAAGTGGACAGGTGGAGTGACCAACTCTTCAAAAGTAAATCTTTTTCCAGTGTGGACCAGTCTTTTATTTGGGCACCCCACCCCCAATTTCCCAAACTTTTAGGGTCAATGCTTGTATTTGTGGATGAGACAGTGCAATTGTCGTATCTAGGAGTGTCTGCGATAGGTATTGAATTTCGTGGGGGTGATCTAGAGACCTGGATTTCAGGTCCTGCAGCCAGAAACCTTGCGGCCGATCTGAAGCAAGTATCAGATAGGTTCCCGTCGCCCGGTTTAGGTGTGCTAAAACTCAGGCTAACAGACTTGGAGGGGGAAACACCCATGCTAGAGGAGGAAGGTGCCACTACGCAGCCTTTTTTTCCCTTTATAATCTGTCTGCTATGATCACCCTGGTAGGTAATGTACCGACAGAGTTATGTTGAATTTGTCCGTCAGGTGCAATAGTTTGAAGGTTAGTGTAAGTAACCCTATCGATTTCGTTCCTCCTTCTGTTTGAATGTATGCAATCAGAGTTTCATTTGTCCGATTGTATTAACACGTgtgtgttttgtaatatttttacatttatttttattgcggCTATCACTGCATATAAGTCCTTTTTGTTGCAGTGCCACGTTTTCTATTGGTATGACCATTTTCCTGACAAGGTTTCCGTCTAGATGAGAACCCCCCCCCAACCCCAATCCGAGGCGTCCGTCGCTAGGAAGTGGGTTGCAGGTTCTTTGTGTATAGGCGTCGTCTGATGAGTAGCTCCGAGCCACCACATCAGTTCCTGCCCTACAATCTGAGGCAGCAGTTGACCTCGACGGGGTCGGATCTTGTTGAATTGTCGCAGAAAGATCTGTACCTGGCGACAGTGAAGCCTCCCGCGGGGCACGAGTTTAGTTTGAAAGTTTGCGAAGTTTACTTGCCCTAGCAAAGCTTTGTAACTCGCGAATACAACGCATAACTATGGTTTTTGCGCTGTATTTTTACCTTGGGTAGCGACATCACATTGACCATAGTATTCCAGCGAATTCCAAGGTATTCTAAATTTTGGGTTGGTACCAATACGGATTTTTTGGTAATTGATTTTCCAACCTAGGTGTTCCAAGTGTCTCACGGCCTCCGCGGCCTGAGAATCTAACTTGGCGGGTGTTCCAAGTGTCTCACGGCCTCCGCGGCCTGAGAATTTAACTTGGAGTGGTCTTGGTTGACCAGAAGGTAGTCGTCTAGGAAGACTAGCACTCGACATCCCTTCGCACGTAAGGTCTCCGCGACCCAACATGATACTGCAGAGAAAAGGTGTGGTACTGACGCTAGCCCAAAAGGAAGGCAAGTCATGTTTTCGTATAACTGCCCTTTTTAGCTGAGCCTTAAGAAAGGTCGGTGTGATCTCGCTGCCGGTAGATGGAAATAGGCTTGTGATAAATCTATTTATCATCCAGTCCCCTAGTTGAAGAAAGTCTGGGACTAAGCCGTGGGTGATCAACCGaaaatgttttgtctttaCGAATCGGTTTAGTTCTCGCAAATCTACAACAGAACGCATCGTGCCGTTGCTTTTCCTGCGAAGAACCATTTTGGATATAAAACTGGGGGTTTTGTTGAGAACTGTTTGTAGGATACCTTGCTTGATTCAGGAGTTCTATGATTATCTGCGATGTCGTAGGTGACGGTTCGGTTGCGTATTGACTTACTATTCGATTTATTGGCATTAACAAAGCGGTTTCTTGTACAGAGGTATGCGGAATCCTTGAATTATGTTggatagtaatttttttccgtCATTGTTAGATAACGggtagttttaaatttgtttatgacTATCGATTTTCCTGTTAAACGTTCGCATCGTTTCTTGTTTTAGGTGGGtattacgaaaattattttttccattttgtgCCTGGTGTCTGTATTTGGATGTAGACGCTTACGATTCTTTGTATTTAGGTTTAAAAAGCTCTTACTCTTGAAGGTTGCGGCGGAGATAACCAGAATTGCGACCCACCGAGGGATTGTATTAGGGACGCGAGCTtacttttgtcaaataaaaattcctcGCTAGGAGGTATATTACTAAGCGCAGTTTGAATACTTTTGTCCGAAATCTTACTTATTAATCTTTTACGCCTAGTTTCTATACATTCCGCTCGTTTTCCGCATACAATTTGCAGGGTTTGTTCATGCAATTTGTAAGAAGGTGATTCATTACCAACAATATAGGATATTTTTGTGAAAAGATTTAATCGCGGGTTTTAATTCCGTTGGGTTATTACGAGTCCagtttatgattttttgtaaTCCAGATTGTAGTAATTCCCTTTGACATAGGAGTTTGAAaagcttaatatattatta from Pieris napi chromosome 3, ilPieNapi1.2, whole genome shotgun sequence includes these protein-coding regions:
- the LOC125063237 gene encoding abl interactor 2 isoform X2, which translates into the protein MAELAALLQTEIPEGRNHLTDSHTNLERVAEYCEANYFQSENKRLALESTKNYTTQSLASVAYQINTLAYNFLQLLELQTMQLAEMEGQMNHIAQTVAIHKEKVARREIGVLTANKVTNRQYKIIAPANPEKPIKYVRKSIDYTALDDIGHGARWNSNVSGTPRGRRSSSVPGAAPLPAPTTKPPTPPAAVRSASASNTGTLGRGTLGKSSREYRTPPAVAPPQVPSHYAPNYPRRPPGYSTLPVAQPQVGMVHPTQHQSPNNYSQQDLHASMPPPPSPLIGSDGEHSQHSMSLPGQRASSSSAGGSIRGGSVSPPLPPPPMDDELAHDGFGRQQHVHNKMGPYSGAVPAIVPDEEDLPGWVPKNYLEKVVAIYDYYADKEDELSFQESSVIYVLKRNDDGWWEGVMDGVTGLFPGNYVEPCV
- the LOC125063137 gene encoding uncharacterized protein LOC125063137, producing the protein MSQGFWVLVEWVDERNVFSNYGVVSGSSLIGDTEIHAGKVVLVRDRHSGIARRGQVLRISDTKRHLKEMKVMLERQDNQVKSVLSLCMNTIKEMKTRTMFPPQLNQSGHVLQERNEIDSSDSETDPEVNPELNFSQSSIKINQANHPEFMNNQLIRKLYERTLNRRSMASSTPIPQKIAEPKLTFDQATQTEAVLPTPEKITELEALVHTLHRQFLNLTSNLENIQAQSVLSEDYCEVENGEIREVNETHSSSSGNQDINIKGLMVRRASAQTTNTTVEVAASHSVDKMVGIGSGNVMVPARILDEIDWTSYSSATRQLLQAVFPRRVLATHSLTGKQSPAFADKPAKKCLDPAVVDDIVNTVSERCGVPKGVIRGCITTKCTDEAKLYRNRQMFKKIRQQQHQENNPPCPASSNEAPNVRE
- the LOC125063237 gene encoding abl interactor 2 isoform X1, encoding MAELAALLQTEIPEGRNHLTDSHTNLERVAEYCEANYFQSENKRLALESTKNYTTQSLASVAYQINTLAYNFLQLLELQTMQLAEMEGQMNHIAQTVAIHKEKVARREIGVLTANKVTNRQYKIIAPANPEKPIKYVRKSIDYTALDDIGHGARWNSNVSGTPRGRRSSSVPGAAPLPAPTTKPPTPPAAVRSASASNTGTLGRGTLGKSSREYRTPPAVAPPQVPSHYAPNYPRRPPGYSTLPVAQPQVGMVHPTQHQSPNNYSQQDLHASMPPPPSPLIGSDGEHSQHSMSLPGQRASSSSAGGSIRGGSVSPPLPPPPMDDELAHDGFGRQQHVHNKMGPYSGAVPAIVPDEEDLPGWVPKNYLEKVVAIYDYYADKEDELSFQESSVIYVLKRNDDGWWEGVMDGVTGLFPAVKTLVCTRRRQVTT